Proteins from a genomic interval of Trifolium pratense cultivar HEN17-A07 linkage group LG6, ARS_RC_1.1, whole genome shotgun sequence:
- the LOC123891272 gene encoding RNA-binding protein BRN1 isoform X1, protein MAETKEESKSNEESVKLFVGQVPKHMTEDELLTLFKEFAIVDEVNIIKDKATRASRGCCFVICPSRDEADKAVNACHNKKTLPGASSPLQVKYADGELERLEHKLFIGMLPKNVSEVEVSALFSKYGTIKDLQILRGSQQTSKVGCAFLKYETKEQALAALEAINGKHKMEGSSVPLVVKWADTEKERQARRAQKAQSQASNVGHADSQHPSLFGAMPMGYVPPYNGYGYQAPGGFGLMPYRMPPMQNQPGYHNMMPHMNQGNALRPDLGPNINPRNYHVPPASYVGSYPAVPGLQHPMAYPGGMISPRPMNSPPGSVSPSGGNGNSATSSGSSRNSGGGQIEGPPGANLFIYHIPQEFGDQELANAFQPFGRVLSAKVFVDKATGVSKCFGFVSYDSPEAAQSAISMMNGYQLGGKKLKVQHKRDNKPGKPY, encoded by the exons ATGGCGGAAACGAAGGAAGAGAGTAAATCTAACGAAGAGAGTGTGAAATTGTTCGTAGGTCAAGTACCTAAACACATGACTGAAGATGAATTACTTACATTGTTCAAAGAATTTGCTATAGTTGACGAAGTCAACATCATCAAAGACAAAGCTACTCGCGCTTCTCgag gttGTTGTTTCGTGATTTGTCCTTCTAGAGATGAAGCTGATAAGGCCGTTAATGCCTGTCACAATAAGAAAACGTTACCCGGG GCATCTAGTCCATTGCAAGTGAAGTATGCAGATGGCGAGTTGGAAAGATTAg AACACAAACTCTTCATTGGCATGCTTCCAAAGAACGTTTCTGAAGTTGAAGTATCTGCACTTTTCTCCAAGTATGGAACTATAAAGGATTTACAAATTTTAAGAGGTTCTCAGCAGACAAGTAAAG TAGGTTGTGCATTTTTGAAGTACGAAACCAAAGAACAAGCTCTTGCTGCTTTGGAGGCAATCAATGGAAAGCACAAAATGGAG GGTTCAAGTGTTCCTTTAGTTGTCAAATGGGCTGATACTGAAAAGGAAAGACAAGCCCGAAGAGCTCAGAAAGCACAGTCTCAAGCTTCAAATGTGGGACACGCTGATTCTCAGCATCCTTCATTGTTTGGAGCCATGCCTATGGGTTATGTTCCTCCATATAATGGTTATGGTTATCAG GCTCCTGGAGGTTTTGGGCTCATGCCGTACCGCATGCCGCCAATGCAGAATCAACCCGGTTACCACAATATGATGCCCCACATGAATCAAGGAAATGCATTGCGGCCTGATCTTGGCCCCAATATCAATCCTAGAAACTATCATGTGCCTCCTGCAAGTTATGTTGGATCTTATCCTGCTGTGCCAGGTCTACAACATCCAATGGCATATCCTGGAGGAATGATTAGTCCAAGGCCTATGAATAGTCCTCCTGGTTCTGTTTCGCCTTCTGGTGGAAATGGCAACTCCGCTACATCATCAGGGTCCAGCAGAAATTCTGGCGGTGGTCAGATTGAAG GACCACCTGGCGCGAATCTATTTATCTATCACATACCTCAAGAATTTGGAGATCAAGAGCTTGCTAATGCTTTTCAACCATTTGGTAGAGTTTTGAGTGCTAAAGTTTTTGTTGACAAAGCAACCGGAGTCAGCAAAtgttttg GCTTTGTAAGCTATGATTCCCCAGAAGCTGCTCAATCTGCCATTAGTATGATGAATGGATACCAATTAGGAGGTAAGAAATTAAAGGTTCAGCATAAGAGGGACAACAAACCCGGTAAACCTTACTGA
- the LOC123891272 gene encoding RNA-binding protein BRN1 isoform X2, translating to MAETKEESKSNEESVKLFVGQVPKHMTEDELLTLFKEFAIVDEVNIIKDKATRASRGCCFVICPSRDEADKAVNACHNKKTLPGASSPLQVKYADGELERLEHKLFIGMLPKNVSEVEVSALFSKYGTIKDLQILRGSQQTSKGCAFLKYETKEQALAALEAINGKHKMEGSSVPLVVKWADTEKERQARRAQKAQSQASNVGHADSQHPSLFGAMPMGYVPPYNGYGYQAPGGFGLMPYRMPPMQNQPGYHNMMPHMNQGNALRPDLGPNINPRNYHVPPASYVGSYPAVPGLQHPMAYPGGMISPRPMNSPPGSVSPSGGNGNSATSSGSSRNSGGGQIEGPPGANLFIYHIPQEFGDQELANAFQPFGRVLSAKVFVDKATGVSKCFGFVSYDSPEAAQSAISMMNGYQLGGKKLKVQHKRDNKPGKPY from the exons ATGGCGGAAACGAAGGAAGAGAGTAAATCTAACGAAGAGAGTGTGAAATTGTTCGTAGGTCAAGTACCTAAACACATGACTGAAGATGAATTACTTACATTGTTCAAAGAATTTGCTATAGTTGACGAAGTCAACATCATCAAAGACAAAGCTACTCGCGCTTCTCgag gttGTTGTTTCGTGATTTGTCCTTCTAGAGATGAAGCTGATAAGGCCGTTAATGCCTGTCACAATAAGAAAACGTTACCCGGG GCATCTAGTCCATTGCAAGTGAAGTATGCAGATGGCGAGTTGGAAAGATTAg AACACAAACTCTTCATTGGCATGCTTCCAAAGAACGTTTCTGAAGTTGAAGTATCTGCACTTTTCTCCAAGTATGGAACTATAAAGGATTTACAAATTTTAAGAGGTTCTCAGCAGACAAGTAAAG GTTGTGCATTTTTGAAGTACGAAACCAAAGAACAAGCTCTTGCTGCTTTGGAGGCAATCAATGGAAAGCACAAAATGGAG GGTTCAAGTGTTCCTTTAGTTGTCAAATGGGCTGATACTGAAAAGGAAAGACAAGCCCGAAGAGCTCAGAAAGCACAGTCTCAAGCTTCAAATGTGGGACACGCTGATTCTCAGCATCCTTCATTGTTTGGAGCCATGCCTATGGGTTATGTTCCTCCATATAATGGTTATGGTTATCAG GCTCCTGGAGGTTTTGGGCTCATGCCGTACCGCATGCCGCCAATGCAGAATCAACCCGGTTACCACAATATGATGCCCCACATGAATCAAGGAAATGCATTGCGGCCTGATCTTGGCCCCAATATCAATCCTAGAAACTATCATGTGCCTCCTGCAAGTTATGTTGGATCTTATCCTGCTGTGCCAGGTCTACAACATCCAATGGCATATCCTGGAGGAATGATTAGTCCAAGGCCTATGAATAGTCCTCCTGGTTCTGTTTCGCCTTCTGGTGGAAATGGCAACTCCGCTACATCATCAGGGTCCAGCAGAAATTCTGGCGGTGGTCAGATTGAAG GACCACCTGGCGCGAATCTATTTATCTATCACATACCTCAAGAATTTGGAGATCAAGAGCTTGCTAATGCTTTTCAACCATTTGGTAGAGTTTTGAGTGCTAAAGTTTTTGTTGACAAAGCAACCGGAGTCAGCAAAtgttttg GCTTTGTAAGCTATGATTCCCCAGAAGCTGCTCAATCTGCCATTAGTATGATGAATGGATACCAATTAGGAGGTAAGAAATTAAAGGTTCAGCATAAGAGGGACAACAAACCCGGTAAACCTTACTGA
- the LOC123891298 gene encoding WD repeat-containing protein 55 homolog yields MDMKDSYESDHNHVPSSYMLIEAIGDSEVDSNDPNMDEFGSVDDDDAQSCCHDNAAEFKVCESWNDDDDDDDDDDVEKNKKGCDVNVYGSSYCEDDDEMQEQNNYKSYVSDDSSSSDKEFVDEMEKNRLFWEACLAS; encoded by the coding sequence ATGGACATGAAAGATTCTTATGAATCTGATCATAATCATGTTCCTTCTTCTTACATGCTTATTGAGGCTATTGGTGACTCAGAAGTTGATTCTAATGATCCAAATATGGATGAATTTGGTAGtgtagatgatgatgatgctcaATCTTGTTGCCATGATAATGCTGCTGAATTCAAGGTATGTGAGTCTtggaatgatgatgatgatgatgatgatgatgatgatgttgagaAGAATAAGAAAGGTTGTGATGTAAATGTTTATGGTTCTTCATAttgtgaagatgatgatgagatGCAAGAACAGAACAACTATAAGTCCTATGTTTCTGATGATTCTTCATCTTCAGATAAAGAATTTGTAGATGAGATGGAAAAGAATAGGTTGTTCTGGGAAGCTTGTTTGGCATCTTGA
- the LOC123890561 gene encoding rho GTPase-activating protein 2-like gives MRGPVMVTKSGGCGGGSGFKGKRGNNGGSEEVSPAALMLAALKKSMVACSVESPDDVISAVHHPMEIGWPTNVKHVSHVTFDRFNGFLGLPLELEVHVPVPVPSASVSVFGVSAESMQCSYDSKGNSVPTILLLMQERLYSQGGLKAEGIFRINPENGEEEHLREQLNSGIVPNDIDVHCLAGLIKAWFRELPSGVLDGLSPEQVLECNTEEESVELVKQLNPVESALLNWAIELMADVVVEEEYNKMDARNIAMVFAPNMTQMSDPLTALMHAVQVMNLLKTLILKTLRDREESATSEYSSMSSHSSEDDDYDSQQEMDTSGEMKRAKLDYDDHVDYNHNIEEVASVSEIEECLDDVKTKRFAEELESPTKTEDSCLSSSYRDGSTTTLTAEGSNADTTSSPSIESKETNDVEMVDKFTDSVSLLPLFASS, from the exons atgagagGACCAGTGATGGTAACAAAGAGTGGTGGATGTGGTGGTGGTAGTGGTTTCAAAGGAAAAAGAGGAAACAACGGCGGCAGCGAAGAAGTGTCGCCGGCGGCTTTAATGTTGGCTGCTTTGAAGAAATCAATGGTGGCTTGTAGTGTGGAGAGTCCTGACGATGTAATCTCAGCCGTTCATCATCCTATGGAGATTGGTTGGCCTACAAACGTTAAACATGTTAGTCATGTTACGTTTGATAGGTTTAATGGGTTTTTGGGTCTTCCTCTTGAGTTAGAGGTTCATGTTCCTGTTCCTGTTCCCAGTGCTAG TGTTAGTGTGTTTGGTGTCTCAGCAGAATCAATGCAATGTTCTTATGATTCAAAAGGAAACAGTGTCCCAACTATTCTGCTACTAATGCAAGAGAGATTATACTCACAAGGAGGACTAAAG GCTGAAGGAATATTTCGTATAAATCCCGAAAACGGTGAAGAGGAACATTTAAGGGAGCAATTGAATAGTGGCATAGTGCCAAATGACATTGATGTTCATTGTTTGGCTGGTTTAATAAAAGCATGGTTTAGGGAACTTCCTTCTGGAGTATTGGATGGACTTTCACCTGAGCAAGTTCTTGAATGCAACACAGAAGAAGAATCTGTTGAGCTTGTGAAGCAGCTGAATCCAGTTGAATCAGCTTTGCTTAATTGGGCTATTGAACTTATGGCTGATGTTGTAGTTGAAGAGGAGTATAATAAAATGGATGCTAGAAATATTGCAATGGTTTTTGCTCCAAATATGACTCAG ATGTCTGATCCGCTAACTGCTCTAATGCACGCGGTCCAAGTGATGAATTTACTAAAGACACTGATATTGAAGACACTTCGAGATCGCGAAGAATCAGCAACATCAGAATATTCATCCATGTCATCTCATTCATCAGAAGATGATGACTATGATAGTCAACAAGAAATGGATACCAGTGGTGAAATGAAAAGGGCCAAGTTAGATTATGATGATCATGTTGATTACAATCACAACATTGAAGAAGTTGCATCTGTAAGTGAAATAGAGGAATGTCTGGATGATGTTAAGACAAAACGATTCGCAGAAGAGTTAGAGAGTCCTACTAAAACTGAGGATTCCTGTCTGAGTTCTAGTTATAGAGACGGCTCGACGACAACTCTAACTGCTGAGGGATCAAATGCTGACACAACAAGTAGTCCATCAATAGAAAGTAAAGAAACCAATGATGTGGAGATGGTAGATAAATTTACTGATTCTGTTTCACTTTTGCCTTTGTTTGCATCTAGTTAA
- the LOC123889128 gene encoding uncharacterized protein LOC123889128 — protein sequence MSMREIDLNENIINSNEGNQERQEYYIPDLNANIEELDVGFIQSPSTSILQCSSSRGCLPFDLNDEPVMEDDEQVGDIMQQSNSNNSEYPSDSRSSSQSFDFNDDELEDIMYPSDSHLEEDSVDDVTSSQVTQAPTRKKSLCNEDRMAIYNTLLGKSVEGRLIRGAIDMVKSQFSVSRSTIQRIWKQGRNSGVYVDVSHKLTKNVGRKRIQVDFNRLRDIPMRKRTSIRSTSSAMNMSKSTLHRYLKMGVLRKHSNAVKPFLREENKKTRLQFCISMLDASSLPHDPTFLGMYNIIHIDEKWFQMTKKSQNYYLLPDEEDPLRTCKSKNFIGKVMFLAATARPRFDAEKRVLFDGKIGIFPLVTEEPAKRSSVNRAAGTLETKPITSVTKQVIRSYMIEKVLPAIKEKWPREDRCYPIFIQQDNARTHIDINDEEFCRAASQDGFDIRLMYQPANSPDLNVLDLGYFRAIQSIQHTESPNSIDELVKAVEHSFEIFSPWKSNRIFLSLQMCMIEIMKNRGSNKFKTPHLKKESLERRGQLPTRLKVCKMCSSI from the exons ATGTCTATGAGAGAAATagatttaaatgaaaatattatcaATTCTAATGAAGGCaaccaagaaagacaagaaTATTATATACCAGATTTGAATGCTAATATAGAAGAGTTAGATGTTGGTTTCATTCAAAGTCCATCCACTTCAATACTTCAATGTTCTTCATCAAGAGGTTGTTTACCTTTTGACTTAAATGATGAGCCAGTCatggaagatgatgaacaaGTAGGAGACATAATGCAacaatcaaattcaaataacaGTGAGTATCCATCAGATTCACGTTCTTCATCACAATCTTTTGACTTCAATGATGATGAGCTAGAAGACATAATGTATCCATCAGATTCACATTTGG AAGAAGATAGTGTCGATGATGTTACAAGTTCACAAGTAACACAAGCACCAACAAGAAAGAAAAGTTTGTGTAATGAGGATAGAATGGCGATATATAATACtcttttgggtaagagtgttgAAGGAAGACTTATAAGAGGGGCCATTGATATGGTTAAATCACAATTTTCAGTTTCAAGATCCACTATTCAGCGTATTTGGAAACAAGGAAGAAATTCTGGTGTCTATGTTGATGTTTCCCACAAACTAACTAAAAATGTTGGTCGTAAGAGAATTCAAGTTGATTTTAATCGACTTCGTGATATTCCTATGCGTAAAAGGACGTCTATTAGATCAACTTCTAGTGCAATGAATATGAGTAAGAGCACTTTGCATAGGTATCTAAAGATGGGAGTTTTACGAAAGCATTCAAATGCCGTGAAGCCTTTTTTAAGGGAAGAGAACAAAAAAACTCGATTGCAATTTTGTATATCAATGCTTGATGCTAGTTCGCTGCCTCATGATCCAACTTTTTTAGGGATGTATAACATCATTCATATAGATGAGAAATGGTTTCAAATGACAAAGAAGTCCCAGAATTATTATTTGCTACCAGATGAAGAAGATCCATTACGCACttgtaaaagtaaaaattttattGGAAAAGTTATGTTCTTAGCCGCTACAGCCCGTCCAAGGTTTGATGCAGAGAAACGTGTACTATTTGATGGAAAAATTGGTATATTTCCTTTAGTCACAGAAGAGCCGGCTAAAAGGAGTAGTGTTAACAGAGCAGCTGGAACACTAGAAACCAAACCAATAACTTCAGTTACTAAACAAGTGATAAGGTCATATATGATTGAAAAGGTTTTACCTGCCATCAAGGAAAAATGGCCAAGAGAGGATAGATGTTATCCAATTTTTATTCAACAAGATAATGCAAGAACACACATTGATATTAACGATGAAGAATTTTGTCGAGCAGCTTCACAAGATGGATTTGATATTCGCTTGATGTATCAACCGGCAAATTCTCCAGATTTAAATGTGTTAGATCTTGGATATTTTAGGGCTATTCAATCAATACAACATACGGAGTCGCCTAACTCTATCGATGAACTTGTGAAAGCTGTTGAACAttcatttgaaatattttcacCATGGAAGTCCAATCGAATTTTTTTAAGTCTGCAGATGTGTATGATCGAAATCATGAAGAATAGAGGTTCCAACAAATTTAAAACTCCACATTTAAAGAAAGAAAGTTTGGAACGTCGAGGACAACTCCCAACCCGATTGAAAGTTTGCAAGATGTGCTCAAGTATTtag
- the LOC123889983 gene encoding peroxidase 3-like yields MKMKFFLVASMVLFCILGISEGGSLRKNFYKKSCPKAEQIVKNITIQHVSSRPELAAKLLRMHFHDCFVRGCDGSVLLESTASNTAEKDSFPNLTLEGFDVIENIKEAVEEKCPGIVSCADILTLAARDAVSVQFENKPKWEVLTGRRDGTVSNSNEVLLNLPAPFHNLTTLRQIFASKKLTLHDLVVLSGAHTIGIGHCNLFSNRLFNFTGKGDQDPSLNPTYANFLKTKCQSQSDTTTTVEMDPNSSTKFDNDYYPILLQNKGLFISDATLLTTKQSRNIANELVSQNKFFTEFAQSMKRMGAIEVLTGSNGEIRRTCSVVN; encoded by the exons ATGAAGATGAAATTCTTCCTTGTAGCTTCAATGGTGCTTTTTTGTATCCTTGGGATTAGTGAAGGAGGAAGCCTAAGGAAGAATTTCTATAAGAAATCATGTCCTAAAGCTGAGCAGATTGTTAAGAACATAACCATACAACATGTCTCTTCAAGGCCTGAACTTGCAGCCAAGTTGCTAAGAATGCATTTTCATGATTGTTTTGTTAGG GGGTGTGATGGTTCTGTTTTGTTGGAGTCTACTGCAAGTAACACTGCAGAGAAGGATTCATTTCCTAATTTAACATTAGAAGGCTTTGATGTGATCGAGAACATAAAAGAAGCTGTTGAGGAAAAATGCCCTGGAATTGTTTCATGTGCTGATATACTCACATTGGCTGCTAGAGATGCTGTTTCTGTCCAA TTTGAGAATAAACCAAAGTGGGAAGTGCTTACTGGTAGAAGAGATGGTACTGTATCCAATAGCAATGAAGTACTCCTCAATCTCCCAGCACCTTTTCATAACCTCACCACGCTTAGACAAATCTTTGCCAGTAAAAAGCTTACTCTTCATGACTTGGTTGTATTATCAG gAGCACACACAATTGGAATAGGACATTGCAACTTATTCAGCAACAGGCTTTTCAACTTCACTGGAAAAGGTGATCAAGATCCATCTTTGAATCCCACTTATGCCAATTTCTTGaagaccaagtgtcagagccaAAGTGACACCACCACAACAGTAGAAATGGATCCAAATAGCTCAACAAAATTTGACAATGATTATTATCCTATCCTTCTACAGAACAAAGGTCTCTTTATATCAGATGCTACTCTTTTAACAACTAAGCAATCAAGAAACATTGCTAATGAATTGGTTTCACAAAACAAATTCTTCACTGAGTTTGCACAGTCAATGAAGAGGATGGGAGCTATTGAAGTCCTCACAGGTTCAAATGGAGAAATTAGGAGGACATGTTCTGTTGTTAAttaa